A portion of the Rhodococcus pseudokoreensis genome contains these proteins:
- a CDS encoding NmrA/HSCARG family protein, whose protein sequence is MSEPYAVVGATGGQGGAVVDALLERGREVRALVRRSSSRSEALRLRGVDIAVADITDRAAIASAVDGCAGVFAVTTPFEDGPEAEIAQGAALVGAFGDSGVPHVVFSSVADADKSTGVPHFDTKAVTEALLRESSVSYTIVGPTYFYDNLLGGLDGIRHGRLDLPLPVDTPLQQLSRRDLGRFVALVFGDPDRFAGTRIDLASDDPTPRRMAEVLGGVLGTPVHAHSSDADAISSPDMRAMFRFLTDTGYDANIGELRRLYPEVGWQSFAEWAAELV, encoded by the coding sequence ATGAGTGAGCCGTATGCAGTCGTCGGAGCGACGGGTGGTCAAGGAGGTGCTGTCGTCGACGCGTTGCTCGAGCGAGGGCGTGAGGTCCGAGCGCTCGTCCGTCGAAGCTCCTCTCGCTCAGAGGCGTTGCGCCTGCGAGGTGTCGACATCGCGGTGGCCGACATCACCGATCGGGCGGCGATCGCGTCTGCAGTCGACGGGTGTGCGGGCGTGTTCGCCGTGACGACGCCTTTCGAGGACGGCCCGGAGGCGGAGATCGCTCAGGGTGCCGCGCTCGTCGGCGCGTTCGGTGACTCCGGTGTTCCGCACGTGGTGTTCTCTTCGGTAGCCGACGCGGACAAGAGCACCGGGGTGCCACATTTCGACACGAAGGCCGTGACCGAGGCGTTGCTGCGAGAATCCTCGGTCTCGTACACGATCGTCGGCCCGACCTACTTCTACGACAACCTGCTCGGCGGCCTCGACGGCATCCGCCACGGCCGGCTCGATCTGCCTCTGCCCGTCGACACCCCGCTGCAGCAGTTGTCGCGCCGGGACCTCGGCCGGTTCGTCGCCCTCGTGTTCGGCGATCCGGACCGATTTGCCGGGACCAGAATCGACCTGGCATCGGATGATCCGACGCCTCGTCGAATGGCGGAGGTGCTCGGTGGGGTGCTGGGCACACCGGTGCATGCCCATTCGTCCGACGCGGACGCGATCTCGTCGCCGGACATGCGCGCGATGTTCCGCTTCCTCACCGACACGGGGTACGACGCGAACATCGGCGAACTGCGCCGGCTCTACCCCGAGGTGGGCTGGCAGAGCTTCGCCGAGTGGGCGGCCGAGTTGGTCTGA
- a CDS encoding tryptophan 2,3-dioxygenase: MGVQANTRAIEKEIVTDFSERMSYGSYLDLDTLLSAQKPVSRPEHHDELLFIIQHQTTELWLKLVLHETLAARDAFDADDIGRALKCVARVKHIQKTLTEQWSVLATLTPTEYSEFRQFLGNSSGFQSYQYRAVEFVLGNKNAGMLKVFEADPAAHELLDRLLREPSLYDAFWQCLSRLGYDVPASALNRDVTAAYSLNDDLMPLIKFVYENSEEHWAVYEAFEEFVDLEENFQLWRFRHMRTVLRTIGMKSGTGGSSGVGFLQKALELTFFPELLAVRTEIGR, translated from the coding sequence ATGGGCGTGCAGGCCAATACCAGAGCCATCGAGAAAGAGATCGTCACCGATTTCAGCGAGCGGATGAGCTACGGCTCGTACCTGGACCTCGACACCCTGCTGAGCGCGCAGAAACCGGTGAGCAGGCCCGAGCATCACGACGAGCTGCTGTTCATCATCCAGCACCAGACCACCGAACTCTGGCTGAAGCTCGTCCTGCACGAAACTCTCGCGGCCCGGGACGCTTTCGATGCGGACGACATCGGCAGGGCGCTCAAGTGCGTGGCGCGCGTCAAGCACATCCAGAAGACGCTGACCGAGCAGTGGTCGGTGCTGGCCACGCTGACGCCCACCGAGTACTCCGAGTTCCGGCAGTTCCTCGGCAATTCGTCCGGGTTCCAGTCCTATCAGTACCGCGCCGTCGAGTTCGTGCTCGGCAACAAGAACGCCGGGATGCTGAAGGTGTTCGAGGCGGATCCTGCTGCCCACGAACTGCTCGACCGGCTGCTCCGCGAGCCGAGTCTGTACGACGCGTTCTGGCAGTGCCTGTCGCGGCTCGGATACGACGTGCCGGCGTCCGCGCTGAACCGCGACGTGACCGCCGCCTACAGCCTGAACGACGATCTCATGCCGCTGATCAAGTTCGTGTACGAGAACTCCGAGGAGCACTGGGCCGTCTACGAGGCGTTCGAAGAGTTCGTCGACCTCGAGGAGAACTTTCAGCTGTGGCGCTTCCGCCACATGCGCACGGTGCTGCGGACCATCGGGATGAAGTCCGGGACGGGAGGATCCAGCGGTGTGGGATTCCTGCAGAAGGCCCTCGAACTGACGTTCTTCCCGGAACTGCTGGCCGTGCGCACCGAGATCGGGCGATGA
- a CDS encoding kynureninase: MMTASTDVLAARAAELDAADPLRSYRDLFIGADDRSVPAYLDGNSLGRPTKASAERITAFVTQSWGGRLIRGWDEEWYELPITIGDTLARVSLGAAAGQTTIGDSTTVLLYKLARGGLALRPGRTEIVVDRDNFPTDRYVLESIAGELGLTLRWIESDTRGGVTVDDLRSVVSEHTALVVLSHVAYRSGYLVDAAGAARVVHEAGALLLLDLCHSVGSVPLDLDAWGVDLAVGCTYKYLNGGPGSPAFAYVRADHQQDFVQPIWGWMGRENPFTMAQGYEPAPGIRRVISGTPSVLGMIALQDTLALLGEVGMGAVRAKSIALTEYALDLVREVLIPLGVEIGSPENSAERGGHVIIDHPRFEVVVQRLWTKGVIPDFRAPQGLRLGLSPLSTSFGEVCAGILAIRDELAD, translated from the coding sequence ATGATGACCGCGTCCACGGATGTGCTGGCGGCCCGGGCCGCGGAACTCGACGCCGCGGACCCGCTGCGCTCGTACCGCGACCTGTTCATCGGCGCCGACGACCGATCGGTGCCCGCCTACCTCGACGGGAACTCGCTCGGCAGGCCCACCAAGGCGAGCGCCGAGCGTATCACCGCGTTCGTCACGCAGTCGTGGGGTGGCCGGCTGATCCGCGGGTGGGACGAGGAGTGGTACGAACTGCCGATCACGATCGGCGACACCCTCGCGCGGGTGTCGCTGGGCGCGGCCGCCGGGCAGACCACCATCGGCGACTCGACGACGGTCCTGTTGTACAAACTCGCGAGGGGCGGGCTCGCGTTGCGGCCGGGACGCACCGAGATCGTCGTGGACCGCGACAACTTTCCGACGGACCGGTACGTGCTCGAATCCATCGCCGGGGAACTCGGGCTCACCCTCCGGTGGATCGAATCGGATACCCGGGGCGGCGTCACCGTCGACGACCTGCGGTCCGTGGTCTCCGAACACACCGCGCTCGTCGTCCTCAGCCACGTCGCGTACCGCTCGGGCTACCTGGTGGACGCGGCCGGGGCCGCCCGGGTGGTGCACGAGGCGGGGGCGCTCCTGCTGCTCGACCTGTGCCACTCCGTCGGCTCGGTTCCCCTCGACCTCGACGCGTGGGGTGTCGACCTGGCGGTCGGGTGCACGTACAAGTACTTGAACGGCGGACCCGGCTCACCGGCGTTCGCGTACGTCCGGGCCGACCATCAGCAGGACTTCGTGCAGCCGATCTGGGGCTGGATGGGCCGCGAAAACCCGTTCACGATGGCGCAGGGTTACGAGCCGGCGCCGGGGATCCGGCGCGTGATCAGCGGAACGCCGTCGGTCCTCGGCATGATCGCACTGCAGGACACCCTGGCCCTCCTGGGAGAGGTCGGGATGGGCGCCGTGCGGGCCAAGTCGATCGCCCTGACCGAGTACGCACTCGACCTCGTGCGCGAGGTGCTGATTCCGCTCGGCGTGGAGATCGGATCACCGGAGAATTCCGCCGAGCGGGGCGGTCACGTCATCATCGACCACCCGCGGTTCGAGGTCGTGGTGCAGCGACTGTGGACGAAGGGCGTCATACCCGATTTCCGGGCCCCGCAGGGACTGCGTCTCGGCCTGAGCCCGCTGAGCACGAGTTTCGGCGAGGTGTGCGCCGGGATACTCGCGATCCGTGATGAACTCGCCGACTGA
- a CDS encoding PaaX family transcriptional regulator C-terminal domain-containing protein: MNSPTEPASAILDDFDSRPGSATSLIRTVLGAYVRDVGGWVAIADFVEVMQAVGIPPESTRIAVARLKKKGVLRPRARDGRSGYEVTEQAESMFTRGDPRIFGFRQMADTDPWRLISFTIPESQRAARHQLRRRLGWIGCGTVSPGLWIAPEYLATEVGDIVDALGLTEYVTTFVSTSVFVPDSMGDAAARWWDLGGIAARHRDFLDRHRVALAATGEVSPREAFVRFVPLLDEWRIIPYVDPGLPEGMLPADWPGADSVHLFASARDHYLDGSRDWVRSVQSRLPA, translated from the coding sequence ATGAACTCGCCGACTGAACCGGCGAGCGCGATCCTCGACGACTTCGATTCGCGACCGGGCAGCGCCACGTCGCTGATCCGCACCGTGCTCGGTGCGTACGTGCGCGACGTCGGCGGGTGGGTGGCGATCGCGGATTTCGTGGAAGTGATGCAGGCGGTCGGTATCCCGCCCGAATCGACGCGCATCGCGGTGGCCCGGCTGAAGAAGAAGGGAGTGCTCCGCCCCCGCGCCCGCGACGGCCGCAGCGGGTACGAGGTGACCGAGCAGGCCGAGTCGATGTTCACCCGCGGCGATCCGCGGATCTTCGGTTTCCGTCAGATGGCGGACACCGATCCGTGGCGGCTGATCTCGTTCACCATCCCCGAATCGCAGCGAGCGGCGCGACACCAGTTGCGCAGGCGGCTCGGCTGGATCGGGTGCGGAACCGTGTCGCCGGGACTGTGGATCGCCCCCGAATACCTCGCAACCGAGGTCGGGGACATCGTCGACGCGCTGGGTCTTACCGAGTACGTGACCACGTTCGTGTCGACGTCGGTGTTCGTCCCCGATTCGATGGGGGACGCGGCGGCCCGGTGGTGGGATCTGGGCGGCATCGCCGCGCGGCACCGCGACTTCCTGGACCGCCACCGCGTCGCACTCGCCGCCACTGGGGAGGTGTCGCCACGCGAAGCGTTCGTGCGCTTCGTGCCGCTGCTCGACGAATGGCGCATCATCCCGTACGTCGACCCGGGCCTGCCGGAAGGGATGCTGCCCGCGGACTGGCCCGGCGCCGACAGCGTTCACCTGTTCGCGTCGGCGCGGGACCACTACCTCGACGGGAGCCGCGACTGGGTGCGGAGCGTGCAGTCGCGGCTCCCGGCCTGA
- a CDS encoding flavodoxin domain-containing protein, which produces MAVVILYGSEGGTSELVADNIADVLGDYGDTSLYDMMEFDAGDLDPANFHVIVCSTYGEGELPTGAEPFFEGLEEDEPDLTGMQFALFGLGDKVYEETYNRGGEIMAAKLIALGAVQVGEHGRHDGSGSVRPKDQAEEWAKNIGEEFLG; this is translated from the coding sequence ATGGCAGTGGTGATTCTGTACGGCAGCGAGGGCGGGACCTCCGAACTGGTGGCCGACAACATCGCCGACGTGCTCGGCGACTACGGCGACACGTCCCTGTACGACATGATGGAATTCGATGCGGGCGATCTCGACCCCGCGAACTTCCACGTCATCGTGTGCTCCACGTACGGTGAGGGCGAGCTGCCCACCGGCGCGGAACCCTTCTTCGAAGGGCTCGAGGAGGACGAACCCGACCTCACCGGCATGCAGTTCGCGCTGTTCGGCCTCGGCGACAAGGTGTACGAGGAGACGTACAACCGCGGCGGCGAGATCATGGCCGCGAAGCTGATCGCCCTCGGCGCGGTCCAGGTCGGCGAACACGGTCGGCACGACGGCTCCGGCTCCGTCCGCCCGAAGGATCAGGCCGAGGAGTGGGCCAAGAACATCGGCGAGGAATTCCTGGGCTGA
- a CDS encoding sulfite reductase subunit alpha, whose protein sequence is MKLPYIPQDAPFSEDQRVWLTGFLAGMSSRLVVGGSDAPAGAAGGQLPAMHVLYGSQTGNAEGVAEDAAAAARSHGFAPVVSALDDVDTDALAAMQRVLVVTSTYGEGEMPDNAELFWQALAAETAPRLETTDFAVLALGDTGYDGYCQAGKMIDTRLEQLGAHRVTPRVDCDVDYEDAAAAWVADTLPLFAAVEGIRGESAVADVAEPVTKPARTRSQWNRKNPYGSTLSVNRRLSSDTSAKEIRHYEFALADSGLDYEAGDALGVMPINDPALVDALVDRLGIPADAAVTGKERPFSDLLLHAYEISTPSHEFIDEIEKRAGDEELSHVLRHGDKEALDAWLWGKDVLDLLLLEPSVTFTADQFVGLLKPLQHRAYSISSSPLANPGSVHLTVASVRHSSAGRDRGGVCSTFLADRIAEGGNGGIFVSKNKSFRVPANDDAPMIMVGPGTGIAPFRAFLQERQARGASGRNWLFFGDQHRASDYIYEEEIAAMSDSGLLTRLDLAFSRDQAEKIYVQNRMIENGAELFAWLEDGGHFYVCGDATRMAKDVDRALHEVIATHGTLSTEQAADYVTKLKKEKRYLRDVY, encoded by the coding sequence ATGAAATTGCCCTACATTCCCCAGGACGCCCCGTTCAGCGAGGACCAGCGCGTCTGGCTCACCGGCTTTCTCGCCGGAATGAGCTCGCGTCTGGTCGTCGGCGGCTCCGACGCGCCCGCCGGGGCGGCCGGTGGACAGCTGCCCGCCATGCACGTGCTCTACGGCAGCCAGACCGGAAACGCCGAGGGTGTCGCGGAAGACGCTGCGGCCGCGGCACGTTCGCACGGCTTCGCGCCGGTCGTGAGCGCCCTCGACGACGTCGACACGGACGCACTCGCCGCGATGCAGCGCGTCCTCGTCGTCACCTCCACCTACGGTGAGGGCGAGATGCCCGACAACGCCGAACTGTTCTGGCAGGCGCTGGCCGCGGAAACCGCACCGCGGCTCGAGACCACCGACTTCGCGGTGCTCGCACTCGGCGACACCGGGTACGACGGGTACTGCCAGGCGGGCAAGATGATCGACACGAGGCTCGAGCAGCTCGGGGCCCACCGCGTCACGCCGCGCGTCGACTGCGACGTCGACTACGAGGACGCCGCCGCCGCGTGGGTTGCCGACACCCTGCCGTTGTTCGCGGCCGTCGAGGGCATTCGCGGCGAGTCCGCCGTCGCCGACGTCGCCGAGCCGGTGACGAAACCGGCCCGCACCCGGTCGCAGTGGAACCGCAAGAACCCCTACGGTTCCACGCTGTCCGTGAACCGGCGGCTGTCGAGCGACACATCCGCGAAGGAGATCCGCCACTACGAGTTCGCGCTCGCCGACAGCGGTCTCGACTACGAGGCCGGTGACGCGCTCGGTGTGATGCCGATCAACGATCCCGCCCTCGTCGACGCCCTCGTCGACCGGCTGGGTATCCCGGCCGATGCCGCCGTCACCGGCAAGGAGCGCCCGTTCAGCGACCTGCTGCTGCACGCGTACGAGATCTCCACGCCGAGCCACGAATTCATCGACGAGATCGAGAAGCGGGCGGGCGACGAGGAGCTGAGCCACGTGCTGCGGCACGGCGACAAGGAGGCCCTCGACGCCTGGTTGTGGGGCAAGGACGTGCTCGACCTGCTGCTGCTCGAACCGTCGGTGACATTCACGGCGGACCAGTTCGTCGGACTGTTGAAGCCGTTGCAGCACCGGGCGTACTCCATCTCCTCCAGCCCGCTGGCCAACCCTGGCAGCGTGCACCTGACCGTCGCCAGCGTCCGCCACAGCTCCGCCGGACGCGACCGCGGCGGCGTGTGCTCCACCTTCCTCGCCGATCGGATCGCCGAGGGCGGCAACGGCGGGATCTTCGTGTCGAAGAACAAGTCGTTCCGCGTGCCCGCGAACGACGACGCACCGATGATCATGGTCGGCCCCGGCACCGGCATCGCGCCGTTCCGCGCGTTCCTCCAGGAGCGGCAGGCGCGGGGCGCGTCGGGACGCAACTGGCTGTTCTTCGGCGACCAGCATCGCGCGTCGGACTACATCTACGAGGAGGAGATCGCCGCGATGAGCGACAGCGGTCTGCTCACCCGCCTCGACCTCGCCTTCTCCCGCGACCAGGCGGAGAAGATCTACGTGCAGAACCGGATGATCGAGAACGGCGCCGAGTTGTTCGCCTGGCTCGAGGACGGCGGCCACTTCTACGTCTGCGGCGACGCCACCCGCATGGCGAAGGACGTCGACCGGGCCCTGCACGAGGTGATCGCCACCCATGGCACCCTTTCCACCGAGCAGGCCGCCGACTACGTGACCAAGCTCAAGAAGGAAAAGCGCTACCTGCGCGACGTGTACTGA